The sequence below is a genomic window from Planctomycetia bacterium.
CGTGATCTTTTCGATCGCTAAGAACAGCGCATCGAACGGCCCGTCGCCGGCGACGACCTCCTTCGTGACCTCTTCCTTGCCGCGACGCAACGTGAGCGTGACGGACGGAGTATGCCCCATGCCGGCCGCGACTTTATAGCCCGACATGCTCCAAACTTCGACCTCGGGCAAGCCGTGCAACTCTTGTTCGATCAGAGCGGCGATATCGGCATCATAAACTTCTTTCTTCTTATCGCAGAGTCGCTTGAACTTCTCGAACACTTCTTGCAGTTGCTCGCCGGTCAATTGATATCCGAGCGCTTTCGCGCGATCGGCCAAGGCCGCACGACCGCTATGCTTGCCGAGCACGAGGTCGGTCTTCAACAGCCCGACATCCTCGGGCCGCATAATCTCGTAGGTGCTTCGCTCTTTGAGCATGCCGTCTTGATGGATGCCCGCTTCATGGGCGAAGGCATTGCGTCCGACGATCGCTTTGTTGCGCTGCACCTGCATTCCGGTGATATTCTGCACGAGCCGACTCGTCGGCACGAGCCGCTTCGTGTTCACGCCGGTCGTGCATTGGTAGTAGTCGAAGCGCGTGCGAATCGCCATCACGACTTCTTCGAGCGAGCAATTGCCGGCTCGCTCGCCGATGCCGTTGATCGTGCATTCGATTTGGCCGGCACCTGCTTCCACGGCGGCCAAGCTGTTTGCCACGGCCAGGCCGAGGTCGTTGTGGCAATGGACGCTGATCGTCGCTCGATCGATGTTCGGCACTCGATTTTTCAAGTTCCGGATGACGTTCGACATATGCACCGGAGTCGCATAGCCGACGGTATCCGGAATGTTGATCGTCGTCGCGCCGGCTGCGATCGCCGCTTCGACCGCTTGGCAGAGAAAATCTGCTTCCGTGCGAGCCGCGTCTTCCGGCGAGAACTCGATGTCGTCGCAATAGCCGGCGGCGCGCTTCACTCCGGCCACGGCCCTGGCGATGATCTCTTCTTTGTTCATCTTGAGTTTAAACTCGCGATGGATCGCGCTGGTCGCGAGGAAGATATGAATGCGGGGCTGCTTGGCAAGCTTGAGCGCCTCCCAGGCCCGATCGATATCCTGATCGTTGCAACGTGCGAGACCGCAAATGGTCGAGCCGCGAATGTTCGACGCGATCTCGCGAACCGCCTCGAAGTCGTCGGGCGATGCTATCGGAAAGCCGGCCTCGATGATGTCGACCCCGAGATCGACCAGCGCCTGCGCGACTTCGAGCTTCTCGGTTTTGTTCATGCTGCAGCCGGGCGATTGCTCGCCGTCGCGCAGCGTGGTGTCGAAAATCTTGATCGGGCGTACTTCGGCCATGGTCGTGATCCTTCGTAAAGTCGTCGCTAGCGAATCTCGTTCAGTCCAACAAAAAACCTCGCGGTCTCAGTGAAGAGGCCGCGAGGTTCATTGTACGACTTTCTCGTACATTTGCCGTCCGCCATCGAAAGCGGTCGGCGAACCCTACGGCCCGCTCCGAAGTAGCGATAAAAGTCGAAGTCGGAGGAGTTGCCGAGCGTTCATCACGTAAAACTCACGTTTTTTAAGGCTTTTCGTCCGGGAGCAGGCCCGCTGCCGACCTCTGTAAACACTCTAATCGTCTACCCAGACAGGGTCAAGTTCGGTGAGGTTCGGAGGCACCAACACATTTAGCGTAGTACATCGTTTTTACTGGGAAGTGCAAAACCAATTCGGTATCTGCGACGCGGGTTCGCC
It includes:
- a CDS encoding 2-isopropylmalate synthase, coding for MAEVRPIKIFDTTLRDGEQSPGCSMNKTEKLEVAQALVDLGVDIIEAGFPIASPDDFEAVREIASNIRGSTICGLARCNDQDIDRAWEALKLAKQPRIHIFLATSAIHREFKLKMNKEEIIARAVAGVKRAAGYCDDIEFSPEDAARTEADFLCQAVEAAIAAGATTINIPDTVGYATPVHMSNVIRNLKNRVPNIDRATISVHCHNDLGLAVANSLAAVEAGAGQIECTINGIGERAGNCSLEEVVMAIRTRFDYYQCTTGVNTKRLVPTSRLVQNITGMQVQRNKAIVGRNAFAHEAGIHQDGMLKERSTYEIMRPEDVGLLKTDLVLGKHSGRAALADRAKALGYQLTGEQLQEVFEKFKRLCDKKKEVYDADIAALIEQELHGLPEVEVWSMSGYKVAAGMGHTPSVTLTLRRGKEEVTKEVVAGDGPFDALFLAIEKITGIDVACRDFSIHSVTVGKDAQAEVTVEVEHNGQLYRGRGVSTDSVEASALAFLNSINRVAATAGRPTQRMSPFETTAASPQPAPRDPIVENNK